Sequence from the Ereboglobus luteus genome:
CGGAAGGGATGGCGGAAGATTTGACGCGTGCAAGAGGAGGCGCATCGCGGTGGGTAATAAACCAGAACGCCGTCGCCACAATGAGGGTGGCGATTGACAGGGCAGACAGTATTGAGGATTTTTTCATGATAACAGGAGCGCTATCCGAGGGTATTGGCCTTGTTTATAATAAGAAACTGACTCGATTCGTAATGCGCAAACCTAATTCGAATTCATGTCAGCCGCCGACTGCCGTGTGGCGTCTGAGGCCTCGCGTCCAGAGGAGACGGGCGATGGTTAGCAGGACAATCATCCAGGCGAATTGCAGCATCAGGCCTTGCGCGGCACCGGCGGGGTCGTTCAGGCGGCCCGTGAGGATCGCCACGGGGAAATACATTTGGTAATAATAGGGCAGGTATTGCGAGATGATGAAAAGCGGGCGCGGAAGCAGGTCGAGCGGGAAGATTTGTCCGGCGAGGAGCGACTCGATCGCATACGAGAGGACAACGAACGACTGGATTTCGAGAAACCAGAATGTCAGCATCCCAAAGCAAAACGCGATTGTGAACTGGATCACCGCGGACATGGCCAGCGCGGGCAGGCCGAAGTATAAGCGCCACGCCTCGCCTTCGCCGAAGGGCAGCTCCACGTAGTCGCGCACGAAGGGCAGCGCGACGAGCAGCGGCACGATCGCCAGCAGCCCCGACACAAATCGCGCCGCGCCAAATATGCTCAGGCGGTAGATGAAGTAGTCGATCGGTTTCAGCAGAAACTGGTTGATGAGGCCGTTGCGGATTTCCTCGGAGATTTGATAGTCCTCGTTGAACGCGCTGATGAAAAAACGGATCACCATGAGCGCGATGAAGTAGGTCATGGTTTGCGCGACGTTGAAGCCGCCGATCTCGGTTTTGCCCTCGTAGGCCGCGCTCCAGAGCATGAAGACGACGACGAGGTGAAACGCCGAAAAGCTCGCGCGAATGAGAAAATTCCACCGGTAGATCAGGTTGCTTTGCAGCCCGACGAGAAAGACGTGGCGATA
This genomic interval carries:
- a CDS encoding ABC transporter permease, which encodes MIRSLNKYRHVFLVGLQSNLIYRWNFLIRASFSAFHLVVVFMLWSAAYEGKTEIGGFNVAQTMTYFIALMVIRFFISAFNEDYQISEEIRNGLINQFLLKPIDYFIYRLSIFGAARFVSGLLAIVPLLVALPFVRDYVELPFGEGEAWRLYFGLPALAMSAVIQFTIAFCFGMLTFWFLEIQSFVVLSYAIESLLAGQIFPLDLLPRPLFIISQYLPYYYQMYFPVAILTGRLNDPAGAAQGLMLQFAWMIVLLTIARLLWTRGLRRHTAVGG